The following are encoded together in the Tripterygium wilfordii isolate XIE 37 chromosome 18, ASM1340144v1, whole genome shotgun sequence genome:
- the LOC119984684 gene encoding uncharacterized protein LOC119984684 isoform X2 — protein sequence MTSSTAATWSPSSLQLRLALRRRSCRLSPAVLVRLRERKLDHEVRLLCCVSQKGNERKRRRNGRIAADSADGSFAGWSDSDDGEKSIETQKNKWFGGAVGAGVAGVILVTGLTFAALSMGRRSTSKSKQQMEPLTTQQEALLTTDNETAELEEGGGGSRNLKEDDSSPHNRKGIDKDLATSPASNEASSENRLEMDNENSSVNVVQHTSSGSDAYNNPSDQESLRHESALDDRSAVSDIILKLPENETVDSFVNPGLEHADGSLAAILPESSSEIEEVAVHVRSNNFPNPLNPNTGIQDQLPEPKVEEDSNFPLDSPSSAVHEPSEPEAAIVSVHSELDSVFETVVNNDLESLTSPSSKESIDISKAPQASTENNISSQEFHSVNESGSFRMTGVSGSANPFKNENIINVDDNMYRSKSYFELPAPGNSFSSAGIPAPSVVSAALQVHPGKVLVPAVVDQIQGQALAALQVLKVIEADVQAGDLCTRREYARWLVSASNALSRNTMSKVYPAMYIENVTELAFDDITPEDPDFTSIQGLAEAGLISSKLSRRDFLSSSSENEGPFYFSPESPLSRQDLVSWKMALEKRHLPKADKKILYESSGFVDVDKINPDAWPALVADLATGEQGIIALAFGCTRLFQPDKPVTKAQAAVAIATGEASDIVSEELARIEAESIAENAVAAHSALVAQVEKDVNANFDKELSMEREKVDAVEKMAEEAKQELQRLRAQREEDNIALMREHAAIDSQMEVLSKLRREVEEQLESLMNNKVEISYEKERINKLRQEAENENQEIARLQYQLEVERKALSMARTWAEEEAKRAREQAKALEEARDRWERHGIKVVVGSDLHEESSERVTWLNAGKQFSVKETVSRAENLVEKLRIMANDVKGKSREVIDKIIHKILSLISDLKEWACKTSARANELKHTTILKARESAQDWQRITTELNLAVKEGTKRLAIDCREGVEKISQKFKT from the exons ATGACTTCTTCTACTGCTGCCACCTGGTCTCCGAGCTCTCTCCAGCTCCGATTAGCTCTCCGTAGAAGAAGTTGCAGATTGTCCCCTGCGGTTCTTGTACGGTTGCGAGAAAGGAAGCTGGATCACGAAGTTCGATTGCTCTGTTGTGTGTCTCAAAAGGGTAATGAGCGGAAACGGCGTCGTAACGGAAGGATAGCAGCGGACTCCGCTGATGGTAGTTTTGCGGGATGGTCAGATTCGGATGACGGTGAAAAGTCAATCGAAACGCAGAAGAATAAATGGTTTGGAG GGGCTGTTGGAGCTGGAGTAGCTGGAGTCATCCTAGTCACTGGGCTTACCTTTGCAGCATTGTCCATGGGTAGACGCAGCACCTCCA AATCCAAACAGCAGATGGAACCCTTGACAACTCAGCAAGAAGCTTTACTGACCACCGATAATGAGACTGCAGAACTTGAGGAGGGTGGAGGAGGGAGCAGGAATTTGAAGGAAGACGATAGTAGTCCACATAACAGGAAAGGTATAGATAAGGATCTTGCCACATCTCCTGCATCTAATGAAGCTTCCAGTGAGAATAGACTTGAAATGGATAATGAAAACTCATCAGTAAATGTTGTCCAACACACATCCAGTGGCAGTGATGCCTATAATAATCCTTCTGATCAAGAAAGTTTGCGACATGAATCAGCTTTGGATGACAGATCAGCTGTTTCTGACATTATCCTGAAATTGCCAGAAAATGAGACTGTTGATTCTTTTGTCAACCCTGGTCTTGAACATGCAGATGGTAGCCTTGCTGCCATTTTACCTGAATCATCTTCTGAAATTGAGGAGGTTGCTGTCCATGTTAGATCAAACAACTTCCCTAATCCATTGAACCCTAACACTGGTATCCAGGACCAATTGCCCGAGCCAAAAGTAGAAGAGGATTCAAATTTTCCATTGGATTCTCCCAGTTCAGCTGTCCATGAACCTAGTGAGCCTGAGGCTGCGATTGTCTCAGTCCATTCAGAGCTGGATTCAGTTTTTGAAACTGTAGTCAATAATGATCTGGAGTCATTAACCTCGCCTTCGTCCAAAGAAAGTATTGACATAAGCAAAGCACCACAAGCCTCAACTGAGAACAATATTTCATCTCAGGAGTTCCATAGCGTAAATGAAAGTGGGTCTTTCAGAATGACTGGTGTGTCAGGATCAGCTAATCcctttaaaaatgaaaatataataaATGTTGATGATAACATGTATAGAAGCAAATCATATTTTGAATTGCCAGCTCCTGGGAATTCCTTTTCCTCTGCTGGTATACCTGCTCCATCTGTAGTTTCTGCAGCTCTACAGGTGCATCCTGGAAAGGTATTGGTTCCTGCAGTTGTTGATCAGATTCAAGGACAGGCATTAGCAGCACTACAAGTTCTGAAG GTCATTGAGGCAGACGTTCAAGCTGGTGATCTGTGTACACGTCGTGAGTATGCGCGATGGTTGGTTTCTGCAAGCAATGCTCTTTCAAG GAACACAATGTCAAAAGTATATCCTGCCATGTATATAGAGAATGTTACTGAACTAGCATTTGATGACATCACGCCTGAGGACCCTGATTTCACATCCATTCAAG GCTTGGCTGAGGCAGGACTTATCTCAAGCAAGCTTTCAAGGcgtgattttctttcttcttcatctgaaAATGAAGGCCCATTCTACTTCTCTCCTGAAAG CCCTCTGTCACGCCAGGATCTTGTAAGTTGGAAGATGGCTTTAGAGAAACGACATCTCCCTAAGGCTGATAAAAAG ATCTTATATGAGAGCTCTGGATTTGTAGACGTTGATAAAATAAATCCAGATGCATGGCCTGCACTTGTAGCTGACTTAGCTACTGGGGAACAGGGAATAATAGCACTTGCCTTCG GTTGTACAAGACTGTTTCAGCCGGATAAGCCAGTTACGAAAGCACAAGCAGCTGTTGCTATTGCAACAGGTGAGGCTTCTGACATAGTTAGTGAGGAGCTTGCACGTATCGAAGCAGAATCTATCGCAGAAAATGCCGTCGCTGCACATAGTGCTCTTGTAGCTCAAGTTGAGAAGGATGTCAATGCAAATTTTGACAAGGAGCTTTCCATGGAAAGAGAGAAGGTTGATGCCGTAGAGAAAATGGCTGAAGAGGCAAAACAAGAATTACAAAGGTTAAGAGCTCAGAGAGAGGAGGATAACATTGCCCTAATGAGGGAGCATGCTGCTATCGATTCACAAATGGAAGTTCTCTCAAAGCTAAGGCGTGAGGTGGAGGAGCAGTTGGAGAGCCTAATGAATAACAAGGTGGAGATATCTTATGAAAAGGAAAGAATTAACAAACTTCGACAAGAAGCAGAAAATGAAAACCAAGAGATTGCCAGGTTGCAGTATCAGCTGGAGGTTGAGAGAAAAGCTTTGTCTATGGCCAG GACTTGGGCTGAGGAAGAggcaaaacgagcaagagaacAAGCAAAGGCACTTGAGGAAGCTAGAGATCGTTGGGAGAGGCATGGCATCAAGGTAGTCGTTGGCAGTGACCTTCATGAAGAGAGCTCTGAACGCGTTACATGGCTCAATGCTGGAAAGCAGTTCTCGGTAAAAGAAACTGTCAGCAGGGCTGAAAATTTGGTGGAAAAGCTCAGGATAATGGCAAATGATGTCAAAGGGAAATCTAGAGAGGTAATTGATAAGATCATCCATAAAATACTCTCTCTcatttcagatttgaaggaatGGGCATGCAAAACCAGTGCAAGAGCCAACGAACTCAAACATACCACTATCTTGAAGGCGAGAGAATCAGCGCAAGATTGGCAAAGAATCACAACAGAGTTGAATTTGGCTGTGAAGGAAGGCACAAAAAGGTTAGCAATAGACTGTAGGGAAGGGGTAGAGAAGATCTCTCAGAAGTTCAAAACATGA
- the LOC119984684 gene encoding uncharacterized protein LOC119984684 isoform X1 has product MTSSTAATWSPSSLQLRLALRRRSCRLSPAVLVRLRERKLDHEVRLLCCVSQKGNERKRRRNGRIAADSADGSFAGWSDSDDGEKSIETQKNKWFGGAVGAGVAGVILVTGLTFAALSMGRRSTSKSKQQMEPLTTQQEALLTTDNETAELEEGGGGSRNLKEDDSSPHNRKGIDKDLATSPASNEASSENRLEMDNENSSVNVVQHTSSGSDAYNNPSDQESLRHESALDDRSAVSDIILKLPENETVDSFVNPGLEHADGSLAAILPESSSEIEEVAVHVRSNNFPNPLNPNTGIQDQLPEPKVEEDSNFPLDSPSSAVHEPSEPEAAIVSVHSELDSVFETVVNNDLESLTSPSSKESIDISKAPQASTENNISSQEFHSVNESGSFRMTGVSGSANPFKNENIINVDDNMYRSKSYFELPAPGNSFSSAGIPAPSVVSAALQVHPGKVLVPAVVDQIQGQALAALQVLKNLCFFQVIEADVQAGDLCTRREYARWLVSASNALSRNTMSKVYPAMYIENVTELAFDDITPEDPDFTSIQGLAEAGLISSKLSRRDFLSSSSENEGPFYFSPESPLSRQDLVSWKMALEKRHLPKADKKILYESSGFVDVDKINPDAWPALVADLATGEQGIIALAFGCTRLFQPDKPVTKAQAAVAIATGEASDIVSEELARIEAESIAENAVAAHSALVAQVEKDVNANFDKELSMEREKVDAVEKMAEEAKQELQRLRAQREEDNIALMREHAAIDSQMEVLSKLRREVEEQLESLMNNKVEISYEKERINKLRQEAENENQEIARLQYQLEVERKALSMARTWAEEEAKRAREQAKALEEARDRWERHGIKVVVGSDLHEESSERVTWLNAGKQFSVKETVSRAENLVEKLRIMANDVKGKSREVIDKIIHKILSLISDLKEWACKTSARANELKHTTILKARESAQDWQRITTELNLAVKEGTKRLAIDCREGVEKISQKFKT; this is encoded by the exons ATGACTTCTTCTACTGCTGCCACCTGGTCTCCGAGCTCTCTCCAGCTCCGATTAGCTCTCCGTAGAAGAAGTTGCAGATTGTCCCCTGCGGTTCTTGTACGGTTGCGAGAAAGGAAGCTGGATCACGAAGTTCGATTGCTCTGTTGTGTGTCTCAAAAGGGTAATGAGCGGAAACGGCGTCGTAACGGAAGGATAGCAGCGGACTCCGCTGATGGTAGTTTTGCGGGATGGTCAGATTCGGATGACGGTGAAAAGTCAATCGAAACGCAGAAGAATAAATGGTTTGGAG GGGCTGTTGGAGCTGGAGTAGCTGGAGTCATCCTAGTCACTGGGCTTACCTTTGCAGCATTGTCCATGGGTAGACGCAGCACCTCCA AATCCAAACAGCAGATGGAACCCTTGACAACTCAGCAAGAAGCTTTACTGACCACCGATAATGAGACTGCAGAACTTGAGGAGGGTGGAGGAGGGAGCAGGAATTTGAAGGAAGACGATAGTAGTCCACATAACAGGAAAGGTATAGATAAGGATCTTGCCACATCTCCTGCATCTAATGAAGCTTCCAGTGAGAATAGACTTGAAATGGATAATGAAAACTCATCAGTAAATGTTGTCCAACACACATCCAGTGGCAGTGATGCCTATAATAATCCTTCTGATCAAGAAAGTTTGCGACATGAATCAGCTTTGGATGACAGATCAGCTGTTTCTGACATTATCCTGAAATTGCCAGAAAATGAGACTGTTGATTCTTTTGTCAACCCTGGTCTTGAACATGCAGATGGTAGCCTTGCTGCCATTTTACCTGAATCATCTTCTGAAATTGAGGAGGTTGCTGTCCATGTTAGATCAAACAACTTCCCTAATCCATTGAACCCTAACACTGGTATCCAGGACCAATTGCCCGAGCCAAAAGTAGAAGAGGATTCAAATTTTCCATTGGATTCTCCCAGTTCAGCTGTCCATGAACCTAGTGAGCCTGAGGCTGCGATTGTCTCAGTCCATTCAGAGCTGGATTCAGTTTTTGAAACTGTAGTCAATAATGATCTGGAGTCATTAACCTCGCCTTCGTCCAAAGAAAGTATTGACATAAGCAAAGCACCACAAGCCTCAACTGAGAACAATATTTCATCTCAGGAGTTCCATAGCGTAAATGAAAGTGGGTCTTTCAGAATGACTGGTGTGTCAGGATCAGCTAATCcctttaaaaatgaaaatataataaATGTTGATGATAACATGTATAGAAGCAAATCATATTTTGAATTGCCAGCTCCTGGGAATTCCTTTTCCTCTGCTGGTATACCTGCTCCATCTGTAGTTTCTGCAGCTCTACAGGTGCATCCTGGAAAGGTATTGGTTCCTGCAGTTGTTGATCAGATTCAAGGACAGGCATTAGCAGCACTACAAGTTCTGAAG AATCTTTGTTTCTTTCAGGTCATTGAGGCAGACGTTCAAGCTGGTGATCTGTGTACACGTCGTGAGTATGCGCGATGGTTGGTTTCTGCAAGCAATGCTCTTTCAAG GAACACAATGTCAAAAGTATATCCTGCCATGTATATAGAGAATGTTACTGAACTAGCATTTGATGACATCACGCCTGAGGACCCTGATTTCACATCCATTCAAG GCTTGGCTGAGGCAGGACTTATCTCAAGCAAGCTTTCAAGGcgtgattttctttcttcttcatctgaaAATGAAGGCCCATTCTACTTCTCTCCTGAAAG CCCTCTGTCACGCCAGGATCTTGTAAGTTGGAAGATGGCTTTAGAGAAACGACATCTCCCTAAGGCTGATAAAAAG ATCTTATATGAGAGCTCTGGATTTGTAGACGTTGATAAAATAAATCCAGATGCATGGCCTGCACTTGTAGCTGACTTAGCTACTGGGGAACAGGGAATAATAGCACTTGCCTTCG GTTGTACAAGACTGTTTCAGCCGGATAAGCCAGTTACGAAAGCACAAGCAGCTGTTGCTATTGCAACAGGTGAGGCTTCTGACATAGTTAGTGAGGAGCTTGCACGTATCGAAGCAGAATCTATCGCAGAAAATGCCGTCGCTGCACATAGTGCTCTTGTAGCTCAAGTTGAGAAGGATGTCAATGCAAATTTTGACAAGGAGCTTTCCATGGAAAGAGAGAAGGTTGATGCCGTAGAGAAAATGGCTGAAGAGGCAAAACAAGAATTACAAAGGTTAAGAGCTCAGAGAGAGGAGGATAACATTGCCCTAATGAGGGAGCATGCTGCTATCGATTCACAAATGGAAGTTCTCTCAAAGCTAAGGCGTGAGGTGGAGGAGCAGTTGGAGAGCCTAATGAATAACAAGGTGGAGATATCTTATGAAAAGGAAAGAATTAACAAACTTCGACAAGAAGCAGAAAATGAAAACCAAGAGATTGCCAGGTTGCAGTATCAGCTGGAGGTTGAGAGAAAAGCTTTGTCTATGGCCAG GACTTGGGCTGAGGAAGAggcaaaacgagcaagagaacAAGCAAAGGCACTTGAGGAAGCTAGAGATCGTTGGGAGAGGCATGGCATCAAGGTAGTCGTTGGCAGTGACCTTCATGAAGAGAGCTCTGAACGCGTTACATGGCTCAATGCTGGAAAGCAGTTCTCGGTAAAAGAAACTGTCAGCAGGGCTGAAAATTTGGTGGAAAAGCTCAGGATAATGGCAAATGATGTCAAAGGGAAATCTAGAGAGGTAATTGATAAGATCATCCATAAAATACTCTCTCTcatttcagatttgaaggaatGGGCATGCAAAACCAGTGCAAGAGCCAACGAACTCAAACATACCACTATCTTGAAGGCGAGAGAATCAGCGCAAGATTGGCAAAGAATCACAACAGAGTTGAATTTGGCTGTGAAGGAAGGCACAAAAAGGTTAGCAATAGACTGTAGGGAAGGGGTAGAGAAGATCTCTCAGAAGTTCAAAACATGA
- the LOC119984684 gene encoding plectin-like isoform X4 — protein sequence MTSSTAATWSPSSLQLRLALRRRSCRLSPAVLVRLRERKLDHEVRLLCCVSQKGNERKRRRNGRIAADSADGSFAGWSDSDDGEKSIETQKNKWFGGAVGAGVAGVILVTGLTFAALSMGRRSTSKSKQQMEPLTTQQEALLTTDNETAELEEGGGGSRNLKEDDSSPHNRKALQVHPGKVLVPAVVDQIQGQALAALQVLKVIEADVQAGDLCTRREYARWLVSASNALSRNTMSKVYPAMYIENVTELAFDDITPEDPDFTSIQGLAEAGLISSKLSRRDFLSSSSENEGPFYFSPESPLSRQDLVSWKMALEKRHLPKADKKILYESSGFVDVDKINPDAWPALVADLATGEQGIIALAFGCTRLFQPDKPVTKAQAAVAIATGEASDIVSEELARIEAESIAENAVAAHSALVAQVEKDVNANFDKELSMEREKVDAVEKMAEEAKQELQRLRAQREEDNIALMREHAAIDSQMEVLSKLRREVEEQLESLMNNKVEISYEKERINKLRQEAENENQEIARLQYQLEVERKALSMARTWAEEEAKRAREQAKALEEARDRWERHGIKVVVGSDLHEESSERVTWLNAGKQFSVKETVSRAENLVEKLRIMANDVKGKSREVIDKIIHKILSLISDLKEWACKTSARANELKHTTILKARESAQDWQRITTELNLAVKEGTKRLAIDCREGVEKISQKFKT from the exons ATGACTTCTTCTACTGCTGCCACCTGGTCTCCGAGCTCTCTCCAGCTCCGATTAGCTCTCCGTAGAAGAAGTTGCAGATTGTCCCCTGCGGTTCTTGTACGGTTGCGAGAAAGGAAGCTGGATCACGAAGTTCGATTGCTCTGTTGTGTGTCTCAAAAGGGTAATGAGCGGAAACGGCGTCGTAACGGAAGGATAGCAGCGGACTCCGCTGATGGTAGTTTTGCGGGATGGTCAGATTCGGATGACGGTGAAAAGTCAATCGAAACGCAGAAGAATAAATGGTTTGGAG GGGCTGTTGGAGCTGGAGTAGCTGGAGTCATCCTAGTCACTGGGCTTACCTTTGCAGCATTGTCCATGGGTAGACGCAGCACCTCCA AATCCAAACAGCAGATGGAACCCTTGACAACTCAGCAAGAAGCTTTACTGACCACCGATAATGAGACTGCAGAACTTGAGGAGGGTGGAGGAGGGAGCAGGAATTTGAAGGAAGACGATAGTAGTCCACATAACAGGAAAG CTCTACAGGTGCATCCTGGAAAGGTATTGGTTCCTGCAGTTGTTGATCAGATTCAAGGACAGGCATTAGCAGCACTACAAGTTCTGAAG GTCATTGAGGCAGACGTTCAAGCTGGTGATCTGTGTACACGTCGTGAGTATGCGCGATGGTTGGTTTCTGCAAGCAATGCTCTTTCAAG GAACACAATGTCAAAAGTATATCCTGCCATGTATATAGAGAATGTTACTGAACTAGCATTTGATGACATCACGCCTGAGGACCCTGATTTCACATCCATTCAAG GCTTGGCTGAGGCAGGACTTATCTCAAGCAAGCTTTCAAGGcgtgattttctttcttcttcatctgaaAATGAAGGCCCATTCTACTTCTCTCCTGAAAG CCCTCTGTCACGCCAGGATCTTGTAAGTTGGAAGATGGCTTTAGAGAAACGACATCTCCCTAAGGCTGATAAAAAG ATCTTATATGAGAGCTCTGGATTTGTAGACGTTGATAAAATAAATCCAGATGCATGGCCTGCACTTGTAGCTGACTTAGCTACTGGGGAACAGGGAATAATAGCACTTGCCTTCG GTTGTACAAGACTGTTTCAGCCGGATAAGCCAGTTACGAAAGCACAAGCAGCTGTTGCTATTGCAACAGGTGAGGCTTCTGACATAGTTAGTGAGGAGCTTGCACGTATCGAAGCAGAATCTATCGCAGAAAATGCCGTCGCTGCACATAGTGCTCTTGTAGCTCAAGTTGAGAAGGATGTCAATGCAAATTTTGACAAGGAGCTTTCCATGGAAAGAGAGAAGGTTGATGCCGTAGAGAAAATGGCTGAAGAGGCAAAACAAGAATTACAAAGGTTAAGAGCTCAGAGAGAGGAGGATAACATTGCCCTAATGAGGGAGCATGCTGCTATCGATTCACAAATGGAAGTTCTCTCAAAGCTAAGGCGTGAGGTGGAGGAGCAGTTGGAGAGCCTAATGAATAACAAGGTGGAGATATCTTATGAAAAGGAAAGAATTAACAAACTTCGACAAGAAGCAGAAAATGAAAACCAAGAGATTGCCAGGTTGCAGTATCAGCTGGAGGTTGAGAGAAAAGCTTTGTCTATGGCCAG GACTTGGGCTGAGGAAGAggcaaaacgagcaagagaacAAGCAAAGGCACTTGAGGAAGCTAGAGATCGTTGGGAGAGGCATGGCATCAAGGTAGTCGTTGGCAGTGACCTTCATGAAGAGAGCTCTGAACGCGTTACATGGCTCAATGCTGGAAAGCAGTTCTCGGTAAAAGAAACTGTCAGCAGGGCTGAAAATTTGGTGGAAAAGCTCAGGATAATGGCAAATGATGTCAAAGGGAAATCTAGAGAGGTAATTGATAAGATCATCCATAAAATACTCTCTCTcatttcagatttgaaggaatGGGCATGCAAAACCAGTGCAAGAGCCAACGAACTCAAACATACCACTATCTTGAAGGCGAGAGAATCAGCGCAAGATTGGCAAAGAATCACAACAGAGTTGAATTTGGCTGTGAAGGAAGGCACAAAAAGGTTAGCAATAGACTGTAGGGAAGGGGTAGAGAAGATCTCTCAGAAGTTCAAAACATGA
- the LOC119984684 gene encoding uncharacterized protein LOC119984684 isoform X3: MEPLTTQQEALLTTDNETAELEEGGGGSRNLKEDDSSPHNRKGIDKDLATSPASNEASSENRLEMDNENSSVNVVQHTSSGSDAYNNPSDQESLRHESALDDRSAVSDIILKLPENETVDSFVNPGLEHADGSLAAILPESSSEIEEVAVHVRSNNFPNPLNPNTGIQDQLPEPKVEEDSNFPLDSPSSAVHEPSEPEAAIVSVHSELDSVFETVVNNDLESLTSPSSKESIDISKAPQASTENNISSQEFHSVNESGSFRMTGVSGSANPFKNENIINVDDNMYRSKSYFELPAPGNSFSSAGIPAPSVVSAALQVHPGKVLVPAVVDQIQGQALAALQVLKNLCFFQVIEADVQAGDLCTRREYARWLVSASNALSRNTMSKVYPAMYIENVTELAFDDITPEDPDFTSIQGLAEAGLISSKLSRRDFLSSSSENEGPFYFSPESPLSRQDLVSWKMALEKRHLPKADKKILYESSGFVDVDKINPDAWPALVADLATGEQGIIALAFGCTRLFQPDKPVTKAQAAVAIATGEASDIVSEELARIEAESIAENAVAAHSALVAQVEKDVNANFDKELSMEREKVDAVEKMAEEAKQELQRLRAQREEDNIALMREHAAIDSQMEVLSKLRREVEEQLESLMNNKVEISYEKERINKLRQEAENENQEIARLQYQLEVERKALSMARTWAEEEAKRAREQAKALEEARDRWERHGIKVVVGSDLHEESSERVTWLNAGKQFSVKETVSRAENLVEKLRIMANDVKGKSREVIDKIIHKILSLISDLKEWACKTSARANELKHTTILKARESAQDWQRITTELNLAVKEGTKRLAIDCREGVEKISQKFKT; the protein is encoded by the exons ATGGAACCCTTGACAACTCAGCAAGAAGCTTTACTGACCACCGATAATGAGACTGCAGAACTTGAGGAGGGTGGAGGAGGGAGCAGGAATTTGAAGGAAGACGATAGTAGTCCACATAACAGGAAAGGTATAGATAAGGATCTTGCCACATCTCCTGCATCTAATGAAGCTTCCAGTGAGAATAGACTTGAAATGGATAATGAAAACTCATCAGTAAATGTTGTCCAACACACATCCAGTGGCAGTGATGCCTATAATAATCCTTCTGATCAAGAAAGTTTGCGACATGAATCAGCTTTGGATGACAGATCAGCTGTTTCTGACATTATCCTGAAATTGCCAGAAAATGAGACTGTTGATTCTTTTGTCAACCCTGGTCTTGAACATGCAGATGGTAGCCTTGCTGCCATTTTACCTGAATCATCTTCTGAAATTGAGGAGGTTGCTGTCCATGTTAGATCAAACAACTTCCCTAATCCATTGAACCCTAACACTGGTATCCAGGACCAATTGCCCGAGCCAAAAGTAGAAGAGGATTCAAATTTTCCATTGGATTCTCCCAGTTCAGCTGTCCATGAACCTAGTGAGCCTGAGGCTGCGATTGTCTCAGTCCATTCAGAGCTGGATTCAGTTTTTGAAACTGTAGTCAATAATGATCTGGAGTCATTAACCTCGCCTTCGTCCAAAGAAAGTATTGACATAAGCAAAGCACCACAAGCCTCAACTGAGAACAATATTTCATCTCAGGAGTTCCATAGCGTAAATGAAAGTGGGTCTTTCAGAATGACTGGTGTGTCAGGATCAGCTAATCcctttaaaaatgaaaatataataaATGTTGATGATAACATGTATAGAAGCAAATCATATTTTGAATTGCCAGCTCCTGGGAATTCCTTTTCCTCTGCTGGTATACCTGCTCCATCTGTAGTTTCTGCAGCTCTACAGGTGCATCCTGGAAAGGTATTGGTTCCTGCAGTTGTTGATCAGATTCAAGGACAGGCATTAGCAGCACTACAAGTTCTGAAG AATCTTTGTTTCTTTCAGGTCATTGAGGCAGACGTTCAAGCTGGTGATCTGTGTACACGTCGTGAGTATGCGCGATGGTTGGTTTCTGCAAGCAATGCTCTTTCAAG GAACACAATGTCAAAAGTATATCCTGCCATGTATATAGAGAATGTTACTGAACTAGCATTTGATGACATCACGCCTGAGGACCCTGATTTCACATCCATTCAAG GCTTGGCTGAGGCAGGACTTATCTCAAGCAAGCTTTCAAGGcgtgattttctttcttcttcatctgaaAATGAAGGCCCATTCTACTTCTCTCCTGAAAG CCCTCTGTCACGCCAGGATCTTGTAAGTTGGAAGATGGCTTTAGAGAAACGACATCTCCCTAAGGCTGATAAAAAG ATCTTATATGAGAGCTCTGGATTTGTAGACGTTGATAAAATAAATCCAGATGCATGGCCTGCACTTGTAGCTGACTTAGCTACTGGGGAACAGGGAATAATAGCACTTGCCTTCG GTTGTACAAGACTGTTTCAGCCGGATAAGCCAGTTACGAAAGCACAAGCAGCTGTTGCTATTGCAACAGGTGAGGCTTCTGACATAGTTAGTGAGGAGCTTGCACGTATCGAAGCAGAATCTATCGCAGAAAATGCCGTCGCTGCACATAGTGCTCTTGTAGCTCAAGTTGAGAAGGATGTCAATGCAAATTTTGACAAGGAGCTTTCCATGGAAAGAGAGAAGGTTGATGCCGTAGAGAAAATGGCTGAAGAGGCAAAACAAGAATTACAAAGGTTAAGAGCTCAGAGAGAGGAGGATAACATTGCCCTAATGAGGGAGCATGCTGCTATCGATTCACAAATGGAAGTTCTCTCAAAGCTAAGGCGTGAGGTGGAGGAGCAGTTGGAGAGCCTAATGAATAACAAGGTGGAGATATCTTATGAAAAGGAAAGAATTAACAAACTTCGACAAGAAGCAGAAAATGAAAACCAAGAGATTGCCAGGTTGCAGTATCAGCTGGAGGTTGAGAGAAAAGCTTTGTCTATGGCCAG GACTTGGGCTGAGGAAGAggcaaaacgagcaagagaacAAGCAAAGGCACTTGAGGAAGCTAGAGATCGTTGGGAGAGGCATGGCATCAAGGTAGTCGTTGGCAGTGACCTTCATGAAGAGAGCTCTGAACGCGTTACATGGCTCAATGCTGGAAAGCAGTTCTCGGTAAAAGAAACTGTCAGCAGGGCTGAAAATTTGGTGGAAAAGCTCAGGATAATGGCAAATGATGTCAAAGGGAAATCTAGAGAGGTAATTGATAAGATCATCCATAAAATACTCTCTCTcatttcagatttgaaggaatGGGCATGCAAAACCAGTGCAAGAGCCAACGAACTCAAACATACCACTATCTTGAAGGCGAGAGAATCAGCGCAAGATTGGCAAAGAATCACAACAGAGTTGAATTTGGCTGTGAAGGAAGGCACAAAAAGGTTAGCAATAGACTGTAGGGAAGGGGTAGAGAAGATCTCTCAGAAGTTCAAAACATGA